Part of the Henckelia pumila isolate YLH828 chromosome 2, ASM3356847v2, whole genome shotgun sequence genome is shown below.
GAGGTATAAAAGCACGGAATGTGTAACTTAAGTTTTCACATCTTAGCTATTGAATCGGGTGTAATCGTTAAATGGCAAGAGCAAAATCAAAACCTCACTTCAAGAAGAATGAAGATATCAGGATCAAACCCAAAACCCTTGAGAGCATTCGCCTGAGATGCACTCCTTGGATATCCATCCAGTAGCCAACCTTTCTCCTGAGAATCTTGTTGTGATAATCGGTTCTTGACCATCTGTGACAAACAGAAATGGTGGCATTGTTTATAGAACCGAGATGATGCTATTTCTTGTGAAGTTTTCCCTCGACAATTTTTAAATTCTGGGTAATATTTAAAAGGACGATCGATACGTAAGAATACATAAATCTACCTACCATCACAACGATTTCATTAGGTACGAGCTGCCCTTTCTCCATGTATTCCTTTGCTAGCTTCCCGTTTTTCGACCCTGCAGCGATTTCAGCCCTTAAAAGATCTCCTGCGGCTATATGAACCAAATCATACTGCAAGGAGAACAATGAACAAGTACAACAGGATACATTAGAAGATATGCTAGTAAGGACGAAATACAGACCAAGCAGGAAATAAGATGAACATGTACAACATGATTCTTCAGAAGTTATGTAAGTACCGATGAAACACAAGCTAACCAGTGAATGCCATGATCacgataaaaataattgaatgatAAAAATTCGAAATACATATCAATCAATTTATGCTCTTTAAACTAGCCAATGTGCTAAGCATCCAACAACAAACCTGACAATTAGTCCGAGGGAAACAAAAAAAGACTAAAGACTTGAAAGTATTACAAAGCCAAATGAGTGAATGACAAAGGGGAAAGACCTTAAACTAATCCATAGCCCATATTAAATCAATGAATAAGCATTAAAAAATAGACACGGAGAAAGGGAAAAAAATTGGTTCAATTCACTGACAATTATGTTCAAATGCTATTACATAGTTAAATgccaattaaaaataaataaaacacaaggaAAAACATGCACCTTTTCAGTAATAAGCTCGCATTGTGTTCCTTTACCGGAAGCTGGAGCTCCTGATATCATCACTCTCAAAGACTCTCCTTTTTCTCCTGATGCAACAACCTGTCGAGTAAATCGATCCACCAAAACTTTACAACAACTTATTtcaagtataaaaaaaattaggaaaATATAAATGTTTACCAGCATACATGGAGTAGCTTTTGACTTTCTGAAACGGGTTCGTGAAAATCTTTGGTTAAATTTGACGGATAAacagggaagccaagatttagACAATGGAAATCCTGAAGTGTTGAGAATCTGATTATGGGAGGACATCGAGGGCTTGTTTCGAGTGCAGGGTGGTGATGCTGCGGCTGTGAAGTTGACAGAATATGAACTGCACAAATCCATTTTTGTTTGTTGATCTTCGTCTCCCGCAGTCACCACCGCTTCTTGAATTGAATTTGTTTACTATTCCCAGTGCTTTTAGCAACAGGAATCAAAGAAATTGAGTTAGGTCTTGTTTGGTGGCGCAAGTTTATGGGATCCAAGGACTaagtataaaaaatatattaactgTGGAGAGTAGCACACACAgaacaaatttattttaaagacCTTTTTTTGTGCTGGACAAACACAACTATAGAATGAAGTTTCGGCCTTCTTCACTTCCTCGCCATTTCAAAAGTCTGTTCTCTATTGAGATAACTCATTTCAATTACTCCAATATCATCTATCCATGTCACTTCTAATTGTCACAACAAATTTATTGAAATTTGAGACATTTCTTAGACACATTATTCATCGAGGGAATTGATATATGGAATGGATATTACTATAGTGGCAAGAATTCTGGGTTGGCCATTTTTGCAATTGTATGCTGGgattgaatttcttgaatttatgGGTTCTGAGACAAGTATACTAGCAGATTCGTGATTCATGTGTTCGTATTGTGTTCCTAAGACAATTTAGATTGCAAGATCACCGACGTAGTGAATAGATGGCAAAAATATCCGCCCTAATAATTGAATATTAACTTTAGAATCTAGCCCTGATTATTGACAATTCGGTTAAATATTGATCCTTTTCATGATGAGATTTTTTGTGGGCATTTTGGCTTTGCACCCCCTCTTCCTTTCTTTTCGACTTAAGGTTGCCATGTGGTTGCCACTAAAGTTTTACTTCCTACATATTTACAGTTTCCCTTTTGATACTTCAAAGGTTGGAGAAGCTATGATGGGGATAGTAAACAAGTTCTTTATTGCATCCACATTTAAGTAAGCAGATCCTGTTGCAATTTACAGTCATTTTACTTGGGATGCCTTGTAAATAGAAGCCCGAAAAAAGTCGTCCCACTTTATACAGATATAGGCTGATCTAGGACAGCAAAGGATCAAGAAACATGCTACAAAAATACAAATGGACCACTCTCAAAGGTTTTTGCTAAGAAGTAAACTGGTGTGGCACTATCCTTTCTGTACAAAATTATTACTAGTTCCCGAATGCGTGTGTCCATAAATGGTTTTCCCACTATGAAAGGCTGCTTAAAGCATTGCATAATTATCTCAAGCACGCGTCGTGCAaaatgtaattaaaataaaatcattagcTATGCATAGAGACACACAGATACGTGtactatacatacatacatatatatacttaAATATATAAGAAAATAGGATTATCGAACGAGGCTCAGACACGCATAAATGGGTCATCAGAAATGAAAGGTCGAATACCATTGATAATCAGCATCGAGAAACGATTTCTATCTTCATCGCCTCACAAGAACTCGACCAAAAACAAAATTAACTGTACCAAAATCATCAGCAAGACGCACTCTTTGGACTCCAGAATATGAAAATGAATCACATACCAACGGGGGAATATACATAGACTTGAGATATCCAAGAAGAAGAGGTGGATTTATTCTTGCTGCCTCTGCGAGCGGCGCGGTGGCATCGCTGAAGATGAGATTGGGATATTTAGGTAAAAGGGAGCGAAATCTATCCAATTTAGAAAAAAGGATTGGACATGTAATTTACGTGTATGTCCTTCTGTTtacttaataaaaaataaaaaaaaattaataaattttaaaaaccaaaTTTTCTTAAtgtttgggtcgacccaagtAAGATCTTGGGTCGACCCAGAGCAATCTTGGGTCGACTTGCTTGGGCTCGACCCAAGATTGCTCATGCTTGCGTCGATCCAACTTGTGCTGCGGAAAGATGTTTTCGCAGCGCGCTGCACGCTGTGGAAAACTTTGCGCGCTGCGGAAAGAAGCATTGTGTGCCGCaaaaaaatcatgttttattaaattcagGATGCGATACATAAGAGAATATGCTGATTATCAATTCCATAATACATTTTTGTTTGTAActcatttatttgtatttttaacatttatgtttgtaaaaaaaattagacagttaaataattttttcgtTGCTAATTTTACATAATTTTGATCAAAATTTACATAATTTTTACATATAATCGTATATGTTGCAACATTTGATCCACTAATTTCACAAGTTTGTTCAATAATCGTACacattttaacatatgaattcattaatttcacaagtttgaccgataattacataattttgaCATGTAATTACACAATTTTGTTTAATGTTTATTGACAATTGTACattttttaacaatttatcTACTAATTTCACGAGTATGTTTTATATTCGTACATATTAACGTATGAAACCGCAAatttcacatgcatgtttttatccACTAATGTTGACCgataatcgtacatgttttaacatatgataacctacacttgggtgacttacaatttaagttgtagcataTGTTGACCTAGAATCGTatatattttaacatatgaatccgttaatttcacaaatatgttatataatcgtacatgttttaacatataaTCTGCTAATATCATAAGTATGTTCTATAATGATacatttttaaatatatgaatCCAATTATTTCACAACTATATTATATAATCGTACAT
Proteins encoded:
- the LOC140880035 gene encoding adenylate kinase, chloroplastic; this encodes MDLCSSYSVNFTAAASPPCTRNKPSMSSHNQILNTSGFPLSKSWLPCLSVKFNQRFSRTRFRKSKATPCMLVVASGEKGESLRVMISGAPASGKGTQCELITEKYDLVHIAAGDLLRAEIAAGSKNGKLAKEYMEKGQLVPNEIVVMMVKNRLSQQDSQEKGWLLDGYPRSASQANALKGFGFDPDIFILLEVPEDILVERVVGRRLDPVTGKIYHLKYSPPETEEIAARLTQRFDDTEEKVKLRLVTHNTNVEDVLSIYGDVTFRVDGSLPKHEVFSQIDSALAKLLEQKLAPSGSVAT